The Cryptococcus tetragattii IND107 chromosome 9, whole genome shotgun sequence nucleotide sequence TTTTTGGATGTTGGGTAGGAGGGATCTGGCTGCGAGGGTGCTCATTGTAAGTACTGGCTGTCTCTAAGATGTCTGATCTCTAACGACCTGCAGTCCCCGATGGTTGACGTCGCAAATGACTACTCCCCAGAGAAACCTATACGGGTTGGCAACCCCGAAAACGATGACCCCAGTTTGCTCCTGATGTTCCAGCACCTCAAGTCCAAATCTCTCCAAACGGCGAAGGGGACCAGCGAGGTTTCCACTAAGTTGGAATTCGACTTCGTTCTGCATAATGCCAGAGTCTTCTTTCGCATGGGTATGTAATCAGCTGTCTAGTTTGAACAAGGAAGGCCATCATTGATCAATTACTCGCAGGTTGCCACGACCTCGCCCTTGATCTCCTACGTTCATGGTCCTTCGAGcgccccttcttccctatGGATGTATTGGGTGAGAGtacaagaagctcaaggttTGCAACGCCTTCCGTTGATGACGGTGGCAAAGTCACCACTCCTGAACTACTGGATGGAGATATTAAAGTTGAAGAACCGGCGATAATTatagaagagaaggagccAAGCTCGTCACCGGTCGCAGAGAAAAAAATTGGGAACTTTTTGAAGAGCGTGAAGCAGGACTCGCAGCAAGGAGGGATGGAGTTCAACATGGATAACTTCTTTTGAGCAAGTTGTATGAAGGGATGTAATATAGTCTTTTTACACCATAATGCATATACTTTGAACAAAGAAGAGTAATACCGCTCTTATATGCGGATTACAAAAGCAGGCAAACGATGCATTAAGACAGCATATCAAATGCCCATCTCCATCAGATTTTCTCCCCATTCCTTCTGTCACTGGACATCCATCCCCAACAAAGGATCTACACCCGGTCCTGCGTGTCTGCGACTCTCCCTTACCTTTGTGCCCAGACCAGCGAGCGGATCGACATTAGCGGGTAACTGATCTTTGGACTGTCCTCCCTCGTCGACAGCGATGATACCTAAGCCGGCTGACGCTGGActctctgcctctttcgATCGGTACCTCTCCGATCCCGAGTTGACAGGGGAGACTATATGAGATACCCTCGGTAAACCCGGAATAGATCCATCCCCTCGAATTGCTTGAACTGATAGTCGCTTTGCTGCCCTGGACGTTGCTAAAGAATTATCTTGGCCTACAGGTGATATACTTTGGCGCGAGGCAGAGAGGAACCGCGGGGTCGTGGGCATGACTGCAACACTGAGTGGAGTGGGCGTGACGTCTGCGGATTCCATGGTTGATGGTCCAGAAACAACTGTCTCAGGACTAAGTTCTGGCTCGGCGATTGGAGCTTCAAGAGGCGGGTCCATAGCCGAAGGGGCTGGAGTGGATGATCGGGTACTCGAAGCTTCCAACCCTTCGTGCCATCCCCATTCCTTGacaatctcatccacatccttccctGCCCCATCAATCAGCGTATTCTTGACCCTTTCCAACCCCTTCCAGGCgttttctctttcactttCCTCCATTTGCTGTTGTGAGTTATGCAGCACGTCCAACCACTCGCTCATCGCTTTGCCCATACCGAGCATGGCTAATCGCAGCTCGGCCATCTCTCGTTCTGCATCCTTGATTGTTTTCACGGATATTTGTGATGTTTGGCTATCAATAGATGTGCGAGACCGAAGAGCTGgacggagaggaggagtggTATTGGCCGTTGAAGGTGAATGGGGGGACAAGAATGaccgagaaggaagaattgAGGCGGAGTTAGGAATGGCTGAAAAAGGACTTGATGTACGTGGCGCAGGGGAGTGAGATGgggagaatggaaggtTGGGAAGGTATGAGTATGCGGTTGTGGAATCCGGCAAATTTTTCTAGAGATGGTGATTTAGCAGCCATCTTACTTATATCATAAAAAAACGAGATTTACCCTAAAGTCATTGACAGTAGATAAAAACGCTTTGTCCAGCCCTGCTGCCTGTGCCCTTTCAAATAGCCCCTGAGCCAAACCTCCTACTCCACCCTTCTGTAATCTTTCTTTCACCGTTCCCGAAAGTGTACGTCCATTACCTCTCCCATCGGCAAACCTGGTTCGGTAACTGCTTGGGTCGCTCGCGTCCCTTTCCTGGTTTTTGGGGGCGGCTTTGACATTTAAAAGGTCTTGATTCTGGATGACTATCTCTAAGCCCGCAGCTGGCGAGCTCTCACTTCGCAAGAATAGAGCTTGCGCAAGTATCAGAAAAGGCTCAAAAGGATATGTCGACGACGGGGCGGGGTAATGAAGCAAGTTGGTGAGCAAAGTGGGATAGTCCGCGCCGATCACTAAATTAAAAGACAGCTCTATTAGATAGCCGAAGCCTTTGCCTTGGGTCCTAACTTACACTCATTTCGCACGAGCAGGAGCATCGCGATACAGATGTAGTCAAGCAATTGTAGCCCGGGATCTTCAGCAAAGATTCCATCCCATAATCTCATCGCGATGCTAAAGGGCAATTCGCGGGTAAAGATAAGTCGGATCCATCGACTGTTGAGGGTAACTAAGTTGGCAACTCATTTCGATACATTACAGATAAAGACCTACATGGCCCATATTTGCGCTTCGACACCTTCGGTCTCTAAACGTTCGTAAAGCTGGGGGTCTATTCGTCTCAAGAGAGACGTATGTAAATTATTACATCTTATGATGATAGGCGCTTTGGGTGCAGTATCCGTTCTAGATTTCTGACAATAAAAAATGTCAGTAAGCTTAATAGCCCGTAGTGGGATACTTACAATCGGTCCCTCCTCTGCTCTCCATTCATAAAACGCCTTGGCGTTTTTCATAATCGCCGCAAACAGCTCAAACGCATCGTGCTCCACATATCTTCTATCTAGTGTCTTGAACATAGCCTCTCCCTGTTGTCCTTCGGCCTTGTTCACCACCTTCAGAGAATCTCTATCCACCGCCATAAAACAACAAGCAAAGAGCTCGTGCATACCTTGCCTATACCCTACATCCGGATTGAGCACAgcaaaaataaataatgcCGTTGTCATGCATTTCTGTACCCTTTCGAGCTGGAAATATGACATGTCAGGGAATGTACGCTCAACATCTTGCCTGATTGTTGCTCGAAGTTCGGTATGGGCGAACCAAGTTTTCcaaggtgatgatgtcgatAGCGATAAGGGGTCCCAGCCGTCATTGGGTTGCGAAGGAGAGCCGCGGACCGGAGAGGCTATCCCACGGGAAGTATGGCGGACTGAAGAGGTAGAAGTGAGCGATTCATCGAACCCCGAACAGTCTGAAGCCCATCGGCCATCGGGCGCGATAAGGTATCGCCGTCTGAGAGCGTTGTAAAGTTCGCGTGAAGCTTCAAGGGCCTGTGGGAAAAGGTCTAGGGATGTAGGAGGTGGGAGAAGTCTGTGATAGAACTAGATATGCCGAGTGATCAGCCACAGGTCCTTGATCAGGCAACATTGGGGTGGCACCTACCCTCCAATATACAGATCGCAGGATAACGCCTCCATCAGCCCCAGCTGGTCCTAATCCAGCTTTATCCAGCGACCTAGACTTGAGTCTAGTGAGTGATATGAGTGGGTCAGAAAAGAGTTTCTCCCATGTGGACCTAAGACGATGTCAATGAGTCAAGGAAAGATGTACATGGTATGAAAGAAATCCGACTGACTGGATGTCGTGATCAGATGGACGTGGGAATacgtctccttcttgaggTTGGTGAGCGCTCATGCCTTGAGCATCTGTAGATGTGCCGTTTGGGAAGAATATATGGCCAGCACTGAATGAAGAcgtggatgaagagatgtgAGAGGATAATATGGCTTTTAACGGGACATCTAAGGCAACAGCCGAAATTGAATACCCCCCTCGTCATGACGCGTAAAGACAAAATCAACAACGAAACAACGCATCACATCGATCATCATCTGTATCGTGAAAGTAAAAGGCATACCAGTAACAAGACATGATGAATCCTGCTACACAGTACGGTCAAGACTCAAGCCTTGCTCTCAGGTTCGACCtactctcctcctctttctcttcctcctcttcctctttgtcACCCTCACTAACTTGCTGACGATGATCACACGCATGAAGACCAACAAGTAGTTCTAGGAAAGTCTGGTTTCGATCACGCTCGGCCACTTCTGTTTACCAGTTGGCGGCTTCCGAATGCTCTGACAATGTCGTGAAGGGGTAGATCACAGCATCAGCCGAGCGGGAACGTACCGCCAGCTCTTTTGACGGAATTGCGGTGCGAGAATATTAGGAGCGAATGGAGCTCTGGGGAGACGAGCAACGACCGACACTGACTAGAGTGGCTGCATGCGTGAGGTTGGAACCTGTACAAGATAATGAATTGGGATGGAAGTTGTTTGTACCCTACAGCATGAGATTGAATGCGATTACTCGCATTTCAAGGGAGAAACCTCCTGGTCGGACTCTTATTCCCAGGACATGTCAATTCCTTTCGGTTGGGCAATGTAGGTAATAGAGTACATGATTGACTTTTTAGGAGGGTTGGCCTCCCTGTTGATTCAAGGTCGCAGACCCTTGAGATTGCAAGGTGTGAGTATGGACTACAACAGATCTATAAGGACTTGTGTGTCCGTACGTCCAATAGACTAAAACGGGAATTCCGTTGACACTACTATCGTCTAATGTTTCTCAAGATGCTACAAATGGGCTTGCCGGGGATGACAGCCACGGCCCAACGCTTATCGGTACCTAATCACGTACAGTTCAACCTCGAAGCGCAGGCCCCACGGCAATTGTGAACAAACATATAATATGTAACTGTGCTTAGTATTGTAACCCGAAGGCAGTCAGGAATCCCCAACTAGCCTGCCTTGATAGAATATCCGTTGACAATCCGCTCGTTGCCTTGAATATCTGCCTGAAGCTCAAATTTGGCCATGACAAACCTGGCAGAGCCCTATAAGTGTACAGTGAGGTCAGTCAAGCCGCCTCCAAGTGGCTGAATGAGTATGCGCATTGTGTATGTTGTACCACATCCATATGCCATTTTGAGGAACTAATAAACGATAAACATACTCGTTAACCTTAGAAACATAACTCGAGCCCGATTCCGGGACCAAAAAAATAATTTTAAATTTCCTATAgttttattttttttagGGGTTGCCGATTATTTTTCGTCGAGTAGCAATCATattctctttccacaatCCACAACAACCACAACCACATACAAAATGGCCACAGAGGAGATCCATAGCTTGTACGAtaccatcctcatcttggATTTTGGATCCCAGGTCCGTACATAAAACTTGAATCACCTTCCTACAGCTGACAAGGTCTCAGTACTCCCACTTGATTACTCGACGATGCCGAGAGCTCAACGTGAGTATTGTTTATTCTCGAGGTTCAGCAATAAGCTCAAACAGATGAATGCAGGTGTACTGTGAGATGTTGCCTTGCACGCAAAAGATCTCCGAGCTGTCCTGGAAGCCCAAGGGTGAATTCAACACCATTCATTCGCATTGATTGATCCATTATTATTGACCGTATCTATGTCAGGTGTCATCCTTTCCGGCTCCCCTTACTCTGTTTACGCCCCCGACGCTCCCCACGTTGACCCTGACGTCTTCAACCTTGGTGTTCCCATCCTCGGTATCTGCTACGGTCTCCAGGAGATTGCCCGTGTCCACGGCGGTACCGTCGACGCTCACACCCATAGAGAGTACGGTTACGCCAAGATCGAAGTCGTCAAGAGTGGCAAAAAGGACCAGGATGCCCTGTTCGATGGCattgagatggaggaggatggtggcTTGCAGGTGAGTTTTGGCTTGTAGGGTGGACCACATTGTGCTGACAATAAACGATCAGGTCTGGATGTCTCATGGTGACCAGCTTAcatccctccccccccACTTTGTCACCATCGCTTCCACCCCTACTTCCCCTTACACTTCTATCGCCCACGAATCCAAGCCTATTTACGGTGTCCAATTCCACCCCGAGGTTTCTCACTCCCCCAGGGGCAAGGAGGTCATTGCCGCCTTTGTGAAGAACATCTGTGGTGTCAGGGACGGCTGGAGCATGGAGAGTTTTATCCCCAAGGAGATTGCTAGGATTAGGCAGATCTGTGGTGAGAAGGGTCAGGTCATCGGTGCCGTCAGCGGTGGTGTCGACTCCACTGTCGCCGCCAAGTTGATGCACGAGGCTATCGGTGATCGGTGCGTctctttttatttttgtcAGCCATATCTGACTTGGAATTAGATTCCATGCCATCATGGTCGACAACGGTGTCCTCCGAAAGGATGAGGCCAAGAAGGTCCACAAGATGCTTACCATTGACCTCGGTGTCAATCTCACTGTCGTTGACGCCTCTgaactcttccttgcccGTCTCAAGAATGTCGAGGACCCGGAACGTAAGCGAAAGATCATCGGTAACACCTTTATCGAAGTCTTTGAGGCCGAGGCTGCCAAGCTTGAGGCTGCCGCTGAGAAGGAGCTTGCCGAGAAGGGCGGTGAGGCCAAGGGCAAGATTGAGTGGTTGCTCCAGGGTACCTTGTACCCCGACGTTATCGAAAGTATTTCTTTCAAGGGTCCCAGTGCGACCATCAAGACCCATCACAACGTCGGTGGGTTGTTGGAGGACATGAAGTTGAAGTTGATCGAGCCTCTCCGAGAGCTCTTCAAGGACGAAGTCCGTGCCCTTGGTCGTCTCCTCAATATCCCCGAACACCTTGTCGGCCGACACCCCTTCCCTGGTCCTGGTCTCGCTATTCGAATTCTCGGTGAAGTCACCCGCGAGCAAATCGCCATCCTCCAACACGCCGACGACATTTACATTGAGGAAATCCGTGCTGCTGGTTTGTACGACCAAATTTCTCAGGCCTTTGTTGCCCTCTTGCCTGTCAAAGCTGTGGGTGTTGCTGGCGACGCGAGGACATATGACCAGGTCGTTGCCGTCAGGGCCGTTTCCACAGAAGACTTTATGACTGCCGACTGGTTCGTGTTCCCCCCGCAagtgttgaagaggatCTCCTCCAGGATTACCAATGAGGTGGGTTGGACACTCCTTGAATGTTGTCGTGAAGCGCAGAGCTGACGTATCGTACAGGTCAAGGGTGTTAACAGGGTTGTCTACGACATTACTTCCAAGCCTCCTGGAACGTAAGTGCAATTTCTTTTCATATCAAAGAATCCCAAGCTTATAGACAATGCAGTGTTGAGTGGCTTTAAGTTGTTAGAATATATTTCTCTTTTAGGTTTTCAGATGCATAGATACAGACTCGGCCTTTTGCCTCTGCTATTCACAATAGCCCACCATCGATCCATTATCAATCGACCAAAGCGTCCATAATCATCTTGGCCAAGATTGTATCATTCTTCGCATCCAATGGTGTCGTTTTGTAATCTTTCCCGTTCACCACAGCATCATAAATCAAATCAAGTTCAATGGTGTAGGGATCAACGTATGTTGGTCGGATCACTTGTTCCGAAAAGTCGCCGTTGGGCAGTTGGCGTTGGATAGTGAGTTTGATAGGAAGTCCTTTGACGTACGGTCTGGAAACAATGTCAGTCGTGGAAAAattgaaaatgaaggacGTTAGGACAAACGTGTCGTATTGGATCTTGACACGAGAGTCGTTGGTGTACACTTCGATATGGGCATCAAAGATTGCGACTTCGTCAATGGCCATCTATCCCTTCTTATCAGCGTACTCTCGTAGATCTGGGCTCCAACAGTCTTAAGCGGTACTCACCTCGTAATAAGCCTTGAATCCCCTGTACTGGAACAAAGCCGTCCACCACCAAGAAGAATCCCCATCATCGCTTCTTGTCGCACAGAGACACTTTTCCGGCATACCGATAACATCTCTCATAGCCGACAGGTCGTGGCTGCCCAGACTATGCAAAAGGCCCCATGAGTTTGCGCTGCGAGGGTCCGAATCTGCCTTGGCACCCAGGTTTTCTTTGAGGTTGGAAGCACGTCTGGCAATGAGTTCGGATAATGCGGAAGATGGTAAATCTTTGTAGTAGTGCTGATGCATACCTGATTGGGAAGTAAAGTAGCTGTTCTGGAATTCTCCTGTTTTGAGTTATAGTCTGTCACAGGCAAACACAAAGTACCCACATTCCCAATGATATCCCGGACCCTCACGTACTTGATCGTCTTCCccttgatctcttctttcaacctGTCCAACGCTGGAGCATACCTCCTCATGTACCCCACAAATACAACGACTCCGTTCTTCACCctcgcttcttccaccGCATCGTACTCTGCAAGCGTCTGAGCCATAGGTTTCTCGATCATGACGTGTTTACCGGCATTAGCGCATTCGATAATGTTTTCGGCGTGAAACTGATCGGCtgtcaagatgaagaccAGATcgatggggatggaagaagcgagCATCTCTGTGCTGCATTACCATCGTGAGCTACCTCTTAGGTATCATGTCAACGTGGAAGGAGACATACAcagaggtgaagatgttggTGACTCCGAAACGAGAGCCACACAGCTCGACTGATTTGACAGAGACATCGCAAAGAGCACTGATCTTGTACTTGTCTGATGCTACCACGAGATTGGGGATCTATTTGTAAAACGTGAGCTTCTCTGTCAATCGGATTGGCGAATGCGCAAACAGAATGGACTAACATGTGCGATTTGCGCGACTTCACCGCAGCCAACGACAGCGACGTTGAGTACCTTGTTCTGGGACATCCCGTCTATacaagagagagatatTAAAGATAGATCCTGGCTTCTTTTTGTGTCCAACTATATGTACTTTGTCCATAATACCCTTCCCACTGCAGTTTCTTTCGGTCCGGCTAATCACCGACTATCCTCCGTTATCCATCGGCGTTCGTCCGCGTCGATCTCAAATCCCAGTCCCGTCGCGCAAACTCCGTCATACAATTATTAGACCATTCTAACATAGTAGTAGAAGGCCATATACTACAAGATTCATACACATGGCCTTCgatcttgatgatattatatatacatGTAGCTCCGAACAAGCGCTATCCAATGGCAGTTCTGTATGCATGATATTCTACTCTATCCATGAGTGTTAGAACAGAACATCTAATCAGCGATTAGTAAAACTAATCGCCTAATGATCACATTTCTTAGACATAAATAAAGGACATTTTTACATATTTAAGAAAAGTTACTTACGAATATACAGGGGTGATAAAAATAAGACTGGCGAAAGCCGGAAAAATAAGGGAAATAAGGGAAATTGATATTTGAAACATGGCTTATTTTATTGAGGTATAGACTAATAGAATAACTAAACTATTAACGGCTCAACCGTGAGAAATTATCCCTCTGCCTCCACTCCGAATTCTTTCCATGGGACCTTGACAATGTGGAACAATTGAGTCTATGATTGACTCCCTTATCCTGTGTGGAGGTGATTATAACCTTTTTACTGAGTCAGTCACTGATGCAGGACGCGAGTGAATGAACATACTGAAGGATTGGCGGAAAATAATTCATCCATTTGGGCACTGCTGACTGACACAAAATGCACGCCCAAATCACCCAGGACGTTAGCTATGCGTAACTCCTGGTACTCAATTGAGTCCATGGCCAGGTGAGCTAATACGTCGTCGACGGCgggagtggaaggtgataCCCCATTGCTGGGGATATCAATGGGCTTTTCGGCCTGCGGAAGGGCTTCCAGCCAATGGTTGAGCCCTTGGATTCAAGGTATCAGTAAATGGTTCAAtcaagcagaaagaaaCACTCACTACTGCATCTGTCCGCTTTAGTCAGACAGCcgcttcccttccatccgACACCCTCTGCCTCTAACGAAGCACGAGGAGCATCAATAAACCGATCCCTGTCATGATCGGTTGACAGGTTATGGCTCCTTTTGATGCCGGTGTCctcacctccttcatcgCAGGCGCCCGATCCTGTTCCGCCATCCCCACCACGCTTCTCACTTACATCACCCCCACTCGTTCCTCTATTTTGGCGCCTTTTACCGCCCCAGCCGCTCCTGCCACTCCTGCCACTTCCGCCGCTTCCGCCGCCCCCACCACCCCGATCTTTTCTATTCCCACGCGCCTCTAAATAAGGACTCTTCCTAGGGCtaacctttttcttccggCCTGCACCAGAATTGGCGGCTTGGCTGATAGTGGCGCTATGACGAGCATGCCTAACCAAATCCAGTCGACTGGACGAAGGAATCAATATCCCAAGAGCTATACCTGGATGGGATGCTGACAGGGAATCGAagttcatctcttctgttTGGCAGCCTAGAGCCTCGCCAACAGTTTGGCCAAGGGTTCTTTCCACAACGCCTCGAATGAAGCTTTCCAAGAGACGACAGGAGAGGCGGTTGATAGTGTAATCAGGGTCAAGTTTGAACAGACCGGACCAAACCGATTGTTCATTGACGAGAGGGGATATAAGGCTATGCGGCATTGAGTCGTAATTGTATGAcgaaaagaacgaagacaCATTGAGGGCCGACAAGGAGACTGGAGGTGATGCCACTTCAATGGCAAGAGCATTGTCATCGAGCACAAAGACCCTGGAAAACGTCGGTCCACAAATGAAGAGACCGCGACGATATCGAAACATCTCCCATCCCGCCAGCGCATACATTGCCGTCTGACTCAGACCCCTCACGAAAGCCTTATCGGCCTCCAATTCGGATTGTGGATGACCAGAATCACCCAAAGGGAAAGCTTTGATTTCGATGGTGAGGGGGACAGATGTGGATTCACTGCCTGCAATGTGGGAGCATCCAACTTCAATAACATAATCGGGGCGTCGAATGCCCCGCCGTAGAGAGGATGTTGTAGTCTTAGACTTAACCAGACTGGTGGATGGCTGCATGCCTGTGTTATCGTCAGTGATATATATTTTTTACTCTCGTTGttaagaaaaaaaaagaagaagaagaaaaagagcaaCGTACCGCCTGCAGACATCCCAGATGCCTTGCTGGATGCGATCTGaaccccatcctcctcctcctcttgctcttccgCTGTTTCCCACTTCGGCGACCATTTGTCCACTGCTGCCTTTACTTTTGTTTGCGAATATGGAGTCCTCATTGTCGCTGACAAAACGAGAGACAGTGGCCGTTCTGGCACAAGATCGACCGCAACACGAAATGTGGTACTACGAGAGTCGAATGTGTGAGTTTTAATACATCTTTCGAGATTGGAGATTAGTTTAGAAGTGTAGCCGGCCTCCCCCCGGAATTCTCGGTGCCATAATCTTCTCAGGGCAGTAGACCAGTCTGTATCCCATTCTTCGTCACTAGGGGAGGGCTTCAATTCCAAAAGATCTCTCATGCGAGTGTTGTAAACATCTTCAGGCAGTCTGGGTGGCAATGATTCAGGTTGTCTGCCAGACCGGGCTCGACTGTTGCGAGCTCGGCTCATAATGGTGTAGTAAACATTGAGCAAGACAGAATAGAAGGCTTTTGTTGACTGTTCGAGGTTAAAAGGCAGCGATAGATGCGCAAATAAATATCAACTGGATATGCGATATTACTCtaattccttctttccgttGATCAAAATGTCTGTTATTGTTCACTGGAACCCAAGACCTGGGACAAGGCGAGCTGCAAAAAAGGAGTGTCCTCATAGTGGCGGTCGCCGATTTTTACGAATATCCCAGCGGGCCTGAAAACGTGGGGCCCCCCCTAAAATATAACGGAGATCGTTCCGTAAATGGGGAAGCTCAGAAGGCATGCAACTGGTACTTACTCCACTTGTCTCCACCCCTGTATATTCGTAAGTCCGCTTGTTAAATATGTAAAAATGTCC carries:
- a CDS encoding GMP synthase [glutamine-hydrolyzing], giving the protein MATEEIHSLYDTILILDFGSQYSHLITRRCRELNVYCEMLPCTQKISELSWKPKGVILSGSPYSVYAPDAPHVDPDVFNLGVPILGICYGLQEIARVHGGTVDAHTHREYGYAKIEVVKSGKKDQDALFDGIEMEEDGGLQVWMSHGDQLTSLPPHFVTIASTPTSPYTSIAHESKPIYGVQFHPEVSHSPRGKEVIAAFVKNICGVRDGWSMESFIPKEIARIRQICGEKGQVIGAVSGGVDSTVAAKLMHEAIGDRFHAIMVDNGVLRKDEAKKVHKMLTIDLGVNLTVVDASELFLARLKNVEDPERKRKIIGNTFIEVFEAEAAKLEAAAEKELAEKGGEAKGKIEWLLQGTLYPDVIESISFKGPSATIKTHHNVGGLLEDMKLKLIEPLRELFKDEVRALGRLLNIPEHLVGRHPFPGPGLAIRILGEVTREQIAILQHADDIYIEEIRAAGLYDQISQAFVALLPVKAVGVAGDARTYDQVVAVRAVSTEDFMTADWFVFPPQVLKRISSRITNEVKGVNRVVYDITSKPPGTVEWL